From Isachenkonia alkalipeptolytica, the proteins below share one genomic window:
- a CDS encoding fumarate hydratase, producing the protein MRVINTKDLIPVVKDLVIKACTDLDDNLMEALTQSIKVEESELGKEVLETLIENANLAREKEAPCCQDTGIAVVYLEIGQEVCWEGPGLTDSINEGVRQGYKEGYLRNSVVGDPIIRENTKDNTPAVIHTKIVEGRQVKITVMPKGAGSENMGRASVLKPADGVEGIMNYVMETVGNAGGKACPPLIVGVGLGGSMEKSTLLAKEALQRPIGDRSPVSHIAALEAELLTKINDLGIGPIGIGGRVTALDVHIETFPCHIASLPISVNLQCHANRHASKTI; encoded by the coding sequence ATGCGAGTAATAAACACAAAAGATCTCATCCCCGTGGTAAAGGATTTAGTGATAAAAGCCTGTACGGATTTGGATGATAATCTTATGGAGGCGTTAACCCAGTCGATTAAAGTAGAGGAATCGGAACTGGGAAAGGAAGTGCTGGAGACCTTAATTGAAAATGCCAATTTAGCCAGGGAAAAAGAAGCCCCCTGCTGTCAAGATACGGGGATTGCGGTTGTGTATTTGGAGATCGGACAGGAAGTGTGTTGGGAAGGGCCCGGTCTTACGGATAGCATCAATGAAGGAGTGCGGCAAGGATATAAGGAAGGGTATTTACGAAACTCCGTGGTGGGGGATCCGATTATCCGTGAAAACACCAAGGATAATACCCCGGCGGTGATCCATACGAAGATTGTTGAAGGTCGGCAAGTGAAAATTACCGTCATGCCCAAGGGGGCAGGGAGCGAAAACATGGGAAGAGCCAGTGTGTTAAAACCCGCCGACGGCGTGGAAGGGATTATGAATTATGTAATGGAAACCGTTGGAAATGCCGGAGGTAAAGCCTGTCCACCCCTGATTGTGGGAGTGGGTCTCGGGGGCAGCATGGAAAAAAGCACCCTGCTGGCGAAGGAAGCCTTGCAACGACCCATTGGTGATCGCAGTCCGGTCTCTCATATTGCAGCTCTAGAAGCGGAACTCTTAACAAAGATCAATGACCTGGGCATCGGACCCATCGGGATCGGCGGCAGAGTTACGGCCCTAGATGTTCATATAGAAACCTTTCCCTGTCATATCGCCTCCTTACCCATTTCGGTAAATCTGCAGTGCCACGCTAACCGGCACGCCAGTAAAACCATCTAA
- a CDS encoding IS110 family transposase, with the protein MYCTQNEKINQVTESTLVVGIDIGSKTHYARAFSWRGIEFTKYLRFDNTAAGFKVLDQWILNLQKKNHLSEFLIGAEPTGHYWYALADHLKANQSSLVLVNSTHVKQSKALDDNNPSKSDQKDPKVIAKLGIDGRYNNPYLPEKEHAELRVAHNNYLRVKGDISRLKNKVQRWLKIYFPEYKEVFKDPFGEASVEVLSRLALPSHIIKMDAESINEIFRSVNIRAVGIKRSQRLIEAAKGSIGRKTEPVAAAMEIEMLIEEYRLKTKQIDKAEQFLESICARIPSAEKLEEIKGIGPISAAGFLAEVGDISRFQSPKQIQAYSGLNLKETSSGAHKGKTEINRRGRKRLRTTLFQAVLSLVSNNDAFKALHHYNINEKPNPMKKKQSIVALSCKLIRIFYAMLTKGVSFDPEKMLKDIQRPTFLAAA; encoded by the coding sequence ATGTATTGTACACAAAATGAAAAAATTAATCAAGTTACGGAAAGCACTTTGGTTGTAGGAATTGACATTGGAAGTAAGACGCATTATGCCCGAGCATTTAGCTGGCGAGGGATTGAATTCACCAAATATCTACGTTTTGATAATACTGCAGCCGGCTTCAAAGTATTGGATCAATGGATTTTAAACTTACAGAAAAAAAATCACTTATCTGAATTCTTGATTGGTGCTGAACCTACAGGGCACTACTGGTATGCCCTGGCAGATCATTTAAAAGCGAATCAAAGCTCCCTGGTATTAGTGAATTCTACCCATGTAAAGCAAAGTAAAGCGTTAGATGATAATAATCCGTCGAAAAGCGACCAAAAAGACCCCAAAGTTATCGCGAAATTAGGGATTGACGGACGATACAACAACCCCTATCTTCCCGAAAAAGAACATGCAGAGCTACGGGTCGCCCACAATAATTATCTGCGTGTAAAAGGTGATATTTCTCGGTTAAAGAATAAGGTTCAGCGATGGCTGAAGATCTATTTTCCTGAGTATAAAGAGGTGTTTAAAGACCCCTTTGGGGAGGCCAGTGTTGAAGTATTAAGCCGGCTGGCCTTGCCTTCTCACATCATAAAAATGGACGCGGAATCCATTAATGAAATTTTTCGAAGTGTGAACATTCGAGCGGTTGGTATTAAACGATCTCAGCGTCTGATCGAAGCAGCAAAAGGGAGTATTGGCCGTAAAACAGAACCGGTTGCAGCGGCCATGGAAATAGAGATGCTAATCGAAGAGTACCGGCTGAAAACAAAGCAAATTGATAAGGCGGAGCAATTCCTGGAAAGCATCTGTGCACGCATCCCCTCTGCAGAGAAACTTGAGGAGATTAAAGGGATCGGACCGATTAGTGCCGCTGGATTTCTTGCGGAAGTAGGAGATATTTCGCGCTTTCAATCCCCTAAGCAAATTCAAGCGTACTCAGGCCTAAATCTCAAAGAGACCAGTTCCGGAGCTCATAAAGGGAAGACTGAAATTAATCGTCGCGGAAGGAAGCGCCTTCGAACAACCCTGTTTCAGGCAGTACTTTCTCTGGTATCCAACAATGACGCTTTCAAAGCGCTGCATCATTATAATATCAATGAAAAACCGAACCCGATGAAGAAAAAACAATCCATAGTGGCTCTTAGTTGTAAACTCATTCGAATATTTTATGCGATGCTGACTAAAGGGGTCTCTTTTGATCCAGAGAAAATGCTTAAAGATATTCAAAGGCCAACATTCTTAGCGGCTGCATGA
- a CDS encoding transposase — MSRYIQGEHKDQVSLLPMTLNEMIAEDHPVRVIDAFVDTLDMQRLGFRYGVTKEVGRQPSTRVIC; from the coding sequence ATGTCCCGCTATATTCAAGGTGAGCATAAAGATCAAGTTAGCTTATTACCGATGACATTAAACGAAATGATCGCCGAAGATCATCCGGTACGGGTGATCGATGCGTTTGTCGATACGCTGGATATGCAGCGGCTGGGTTTTCGCTATGGCGTAACGAAAGAAGTTGGCCGACAACCTTCGACCCGCGTCATCTGTTGA
- a CDS encoding transposase: MKLFLYGYLNGIRTTRKLEREAHRNIEVMWLLDQLKPDDRTISKFRQHNPEALKNIFKEFSLLCNELGLYGKQIIAVDGSKFRASNSRQKSFTKRKVQKMLKHYEDSASKYLALLEAGDRDEGAAESASTVDLKEKLRQAQARIQELEAMAGRIKETGEISVTDPDARHMSVSNNGTDIAHNVQIAVDEKHHLVAAVDVVSSPADQRQLHNISSQAVESFEAMDADENPKPSKEPITVLADKGYYCGEELEKCKQEQMKLIVSRQKPATQKGQETYSKERFTYDPKTDEYICPMGQRLKSGCHKATKDRRYKNAKACGSLDKKAENLHQSNKNII, encoded by the coding sequence TTGAAGCTGTTCCTGTACGGATACTTAAATGGCATCCGGACCACCCGAAAGCTTGAACGGGAAGCTCACCGAAACATTGAAGTCATGTGGCTGCTGGATCAATTAAAGCCGGATGATCGAACCATCTCCAAATTTCGCCAGCACAATCCCGAAGCGTTAAAAAATATCTTTAAAGAGTTCAGTCTGCTGTGCAACGAGCTCGGCCTGTACGGGAAACAAATCATCGCCGTGGACGGCAGCAAGTTTCGGGCAAGCAATTCCCGACAAAAGAGTTTCACCAAACGCAAGGTCCAAAAAATGCTGAAGCATTATGAAGACAGTGCGAGCAAATACTTAGCACTCCTCGAAGCCGGAGATCGGGATGAAGGCGCGGCCGAAAGCGCTTCTACCGTCGACTTGAAAGAAAAACTTCGTCAAGCTCAAGCGCGGATCCAAGAGCTGGAAGCGATGGCCGGGAGGATCAAAGAAACCGGTGAGATCTCCGTGACGGATCCGGATGCCCGCCATATGAGTGTCAGCAATAATGGGACGGACATTGCTCATAATGTTCAGATCGCCGTGGATGAAAAACATCACTTAGTGGCTGCGGTAGACGTGGTCAGTTCTCCCGCCGACCAGCGACAGCTTCATAACATCTCAAGCCAGGCGGTGGAATCCTTTGAGGCGATGGATGCGGACGAAAATCCGAAGCCTTCAAAAGAGCCGATTACGGTCCTCGCCGACAAAGGTTATTACTGTGGTGAAGAATTGGAAAAATGCAAGCAGGAGCAAATGAAACTAATCGTATCCAGACAAAAGCCCGCAACCCAAAAGGGTCAAGAAACGTATAGCAAAGAGCGTTTTACCTATGATCCGAAAACCGATGAATACATTTGTCCAATGGGACAGCGTCTTAAAAGCGGCTGCCATAAAGCCACCAAGGATCGACGGTATAAGAACGCCAAAGCCTGTGGTTCCCTGGACAAAAAAGCCGAAAACCTGCATCAATCCAACAAGAATATAATCTAA
- the hpfG gene encoding (2S)-3-sulfopropanediol dehydratase has product MSIQSVNASGTEPFDHTYGLGYQVNHEDWSPFPRVNHLRQKFLQRPYEIDVERLRLATEAYKKHEGVSQKLRCAYAFENILLNTTLHIYDEDLILGEIAAPAKASPIYPEFSVGWIIDEILHFPFEERENDQFYIRNEKDRKEILELCRYWQGETVEDLINSRMTYDQRKGSQAGEKVFVTNDYHFAGVGHLAVDYEKLMKIGYNGLIEKARKAFEALKKEDPEYDEKKDFLQAMIIMLEASKKYIARYGQLAEKHAARERDYKRRHELETMAKNCYQIAGAPPKTFWQAMQLFNFATTLIQIESNGHSISYGRMDQWLYPFYNADRQKGILTKEFALELIEVEYVKMNNPTKLKDKSTVVVRNGRGFGGESLTIGGVDPRGKDATNDLTMMMLEASAHTRMMNPWLCVRMHDQTPRELKIKTVECIRAGFGHPKVFNDGPAIEAMRKKGMSLEEARDYAVVGCVEPSLPGKEFGWHGAGYVNAAKVLELVINGGSCLNSEEAIGPDTGSLKTYQEFDQVLKSMDQQFRYWCTQIRGSLDVIDHAHRARKPVPYVSALFEDCIESGKDLTEGGAKYNGTGPQVAGIATCADSLATIKQLVFEEKRYRGTELIQAVKDNWEGHEKLYALVNSSKVHHYGNDDDYADELFKYMFECYCRNLDVGKNPRGGLYIPGVYTVNANVGLGLNTNASLDGRKRGEPVSDNMGPVHTAGGSHDIAGPTALVNSVAKMDHSLATNGTLMNLRFPEDAVAGQEGRDTLVSFIDEYLANQSMHVQFNIMSAKTMRAAQEKPQEYKDMLVRVAGYSAYFVELGKPLQEDLIQRTELRF; this is encoded by the coding sequence ATGAGTATTCAATCTGTAAATGCATCGGGAACAGAACCTTTTGATCATACCTATGGTCTGGGCTATCAGGTCAATCATGAAGATTGGTCCCCTTTTCCCCGCGTCAACCATCTTAGACAAAAGTTTTTGCAAAGACCCTATGAGATTGATGTGGAAAGACTAAGGCTGGCTACCGAGGCATACAAAAAACATGAAGGGGTGTCCCAAAAGCTTCGATGCGCCTATGCCTTTGAAAATATCCTTCTAAATACAACGCTTCATATTTATGATGAGGACTTGATTTTGGGAGAAATTGCAGCACCGGCAAAGGCATCCCCCATCTATCCCGAGTTTTCTGTAGGCTGGATCATTGACGAAATTCTCCATTTCCCCTTTGAAGAACGGGAAAATGATCAGTTTTATATAAGAAACGAAAAAGACCGAAAAGAAATTTTAGAACTTTGCCGTTATTGGCAGGGAGAGACCGTTGAAGATCTTATTAATTCAAGAATGACCTACGATCAACGGAAAGGGTCCCAGGCCGGTGAGAAAGTATTCGTAACGAACGACTACCATTTTGCAGGAGTAGGACACCTGGCGGTGGATTATGAAAAGCTTATGAAAATAGGCTATAACGGTTTGATTGAAAAGGCGAGAAAAGCTTTTGAAGCATTGAAGAAAGAGGATCCGGAATATGATGAAAAGAAAGACTTCTTACAAGCCATGATCATTATGCTTGAGGCTTCAAAAAAGTATATTGCCCGTTACGGACAGCTGGCTGAGAAGCATGCCGCAAGGGAAAGAGATTATAAGCGAAGGCATGAACTTGAAACCATGGCAAAGAACTGCTATCAGATAGCAGGGGCACCGCCGAAAACCTTTTGGCAGGCGATGCAGCTATTTAACTTTGCAACCACCTTAATCCAGATTGAGAGTAATGGCCATTCTATTTCCTATGGTCGGATGGATCAGTGGCTGTATCCTTTTTATAACGCGGATAGACAAAAAGGAATACTGACAAAGGAATTTGCCCTTGAGCTTATTGAGGTTGAATATGTCAAGATGAATAATCCGACGAAGCTGAAGGATAAAAGTACGGTGGTTGTACGGAATGGTCGAGGCTTCGGTGGAGAAAGTCTCACCATTGGCGGAGTGGACCCTCGAGGTAAGGACGCCACGAATGATTTAACCATGATGATGTTGGAGGCGTCCGCACATACAAGAATGATGAACCCCTGGTTATGTGTACGCATGCATGATCAAACGCCCAGGGAACTAAAGATTAAGACGGTTGAGTGCATTCGTGCTGGATTCGGGCATCCGAAAGTATTCAATGACGGACCGGCCATTGAGGCGATGCGAAAGAAAGGGATGAGCCTTGAAGAAGCAAGAGATTATGCGGTAGTAGGTTGTGTAGAACCGAGTCTTCCCGGAAAAGAGTTCGGTTGGCATGGAGCCGGGTACGTGAATGCAGCGAAGGTATTGGAATTAGTAATCAATGGAGGGTCCTGCCTAAACAGTGAAGAGGCAATCGGTCCTGATACCGGAAGTCTCAAGACCTACCAGGAGTTTGACCAGGTGCTGAAAAGCATGGATCAGCAATTCCGTTATTGGTGTACTCAAATTCGCGGCAGCCTGGATGTCATTGATCATGCCCATAGAGCGCGTAAGCCGGTGCCCTATGTTTCCGCACTGTTTGAGGATTGTATAGAATCCGGGAAGGATCTTACGGAAGGCGGAGCCAAGTACAATGGTACCGGACCCCAGGTTGCGGGGATTGCCACGTGTGCTGATAGTTTGGCCACCATTAAGCAACTGGTGTTTGAAGAAAAGCGTTATAGGGGTACAGAGTTGATTCAGGCAGTGAAGGACAACTGGGAAGGGCATGAGAAGCTTTATGCTCTAGTGAACAGCTCAAAGGTTCACCACTACGGTAACGATGATGATTACGCCGATGAACTTTTTAAATACATGTTTGAGTGTTACTGCAGAAATCTTGATGTGGGAAAAAATCCGAGAGGCGGTTTATATATTCCCGGTGTATATACGGTTAATGCCAATGTAGGACTGGGTTTAAACACCAATGCCTCACTCGACGGTCGTAAAAGGGGGGAACCCGTATCCGATAATATGGGACCGGTTCATACGGCAGGGGGATCCCATGACATCGCAGGACCCACGGCGCTAGTAAACTCTGTAGCGAAAATGGATCACAGTTTGGCCACCAACGGCACCCTGATGAATCTCCGTTTTCCCGAGGACGCCGTTGCCGGTCAAGAAGGAAGGGACACTTTGGTTAGTTTCATTGATGAGTACCTGGCGAATCAATCCATGCACGTGCAATTCAATATTATGAGTGCAAAGACGATGCGAGCCGCCCAGGAAAAACCCCAGGAGTACAAGGATATGCTTGTGCGGGTGGCCGGTTACAGTGCCTACTTTGTAGAACTTGGAAAGCCCTTGCAGGAAGACTTGATTCAGCGTACCGAACTTCGGTTTTAA